CGCCGAGGTCCGATCTTTAGGGATACCCCCTAGAGTGCCGATAACGGACAGAAGGAGCTACAATGTCTTTGAAATCCCACAATATCTCCCGCGCTTCTGAGGCAGTGCGCGCCCGTCGGATTCTCGAGGCCACCTCAGCGGTATCCGAACTGGTGCTGAGGCTGCAGGCTGACCACCCGCACCGATCCCTTGATGGTATTCTGCTTGTGGTCAGCGATAAGGGTGTTGCCCTTGTACCCAACGGAAAAGCCACTGCAAGAAATTCGACGAACATTCCGATGCCGCGAGGTACCCGGGTTCGTCATCTGTTGGCAGCCTTGATGGTTGAGGACGGCGACGTCGAGTTGGCGATCAAGGTATTGACGGTGCGACTGGCGGAGGCAAATGAAGCCGGAAAAACTTTGAACATGTACCAGGACGAGGCGATTGGCGGGCCGAGCGTGGCGCTGCACCTTGCAGTCCGGGCTTTCGTTGACGTTGACGTTTGAAACGCGATCTGCGTGACGGGCCGGACGACAGGCAGTTGCCGGCCCACTTTTTTCAAAAATTAGAGAGCGCTTATTGACGTTTCCCTTTTTGTTCTGTATTTGTTCGGTTATGGAACATTTTACCCACCTCATACGAATAGGTTGATCCCCGCCCGCTGCGAGTCTCGCGGCGACGATCAACAGTATTGCGTTGGGGAATTCGATAATGGGTATCGCAGAGGCCGCGAAGTCAATTCGTGCAAACCGCAGTTCCGCATCAATCCGTACTTTCGAACCTTCGGCGACCGTCAAGTGTGATGGTCCGACGATGTTCCGTTCTCAGGTGGCGAGAGATACCGCCTGCCTTTTTGACGTGAACCCCTCGATCAGCTCTTGGCATTGTATGCCAATGCCACTGGATTGCGGGGGAGGTGCCCACGTTCCAGATTTTGGTATCGTTGACGATGACGGTAGTCGGTTTTTACTCGATGCACCCGACAGGGTAATGCCTATCGATATGATGGATATTGAGACCTGCGCCCACAGTCAGGGATTCAGGTATCGGCGTCTCGTTCGTCAAGAAGTCTATGACGGGTATCGATTGCAGAATGCAAGGGACCTGCTTCGCTACGGCAACCATACCTTGGCACTCGGCGACCGCGTGAGATTGCTCGCAGCATTAAGCGAACACGGCACGCTTACCGTTGCCGATTGCATGACGGCCTTTGCTGAAACCAAGCCAATTGCCGCGCTCGCCCAGTTGATTTTGCGCGGCTTCGTAGAGGTAGACCTCGATACAGAGTTGCTGGGCCCGGAAACGTTGGTCCGGCGAATACGGTCCTGACTGAGGCGTCAGTGTAACCCGTTCACTCCGTTATCCGAGGAATCGCATGCAATCTTACACAGCCAATTTGATGGCGAGCTTCGAGCCATATCACAGCTCGAACCGCAATATTGATCTACCAACGCATCTAGCGATGGTCTCGATGGCGAGATCGATCCGGCATTTTCTAAAACGGCGTTCATCGTTCGTGGCGGCTTTCATTTTGCCGCCCAACGCTGAGGTGCATTCGATCAAGATGGCCGCCAAATATCTACTTGAAGGCAGCGCGCCCGTGAACGGGGAACAGGGTAACTACTTCGTTCTGGTCGTGGATAAGGAAACCGACCTCGCGAACGAGTTTTCGGGCTTTAGAAAACTACCAGACCTAAAGCGCGCGATCATTCTGCTCGAAGACAACGACCTACTGACCAGTGAAATCCGCGTTGCCGCAGACATCGTGGCTTCCTTGTCTTCTCCATGTTCAACTGACTATCAAATTGTAGCCCGGCGAATGGGCTTGGGAAAACTCTCGAAAACTGATGCAGATTTCCTTGCGAGCCTCTCGCCCAACCGTGTCGAGCTTGGGCTGAGGCGAAACCGATCGCTGCAGGCCAGTCTTGGCCGTCTGCGACAATATTCCCGGATCGAGCAACCAAGACCTTCGCCCGACCCGATCCCCGCCGGACCCACACTCCATGATCTCGCGGGCTATGGCGACGCGAAAGCCTGGGGCATCGAGCTTGCCGAGGACCTGGCGGCGTGGAAAGCTGGTATGCTGCCTTGGAGCGCTATGGAATGCGGTATCCTGTTGTCCGGTCCTCCCGGGTCTGGAAAGACGTCATACGCAGCTGCACTGGCACGGACTTGTAACGCCAAGCTCATCCTCGCATCGGCAGCACGGTGGCAGGCGAGGGGCCATCTCGGCGACCTTTTGAAGGCAATGCGAAAAGCATTCACGGAAGCCGCGGCCCAAGCGCCGTCAGTGCTTCTCATCGACGAGTTCGACAGTTTCACAAGTCGCGATGATCGAACGGGCAGCAGCGCCAACTACCATCGGCAAGTCGTCAACGGGCTATTGGAATTGTTGGACGGGGCGCAGTCTCATGAAGGCGTGATCATCGTCGGCGCGACAAACTATCCAAACATCATTGATCCGGCGCTGCTGCGCGCGGGGCGGCTTGAACGCCATTTTACCATTCCGCTTCCGGACGAGCGCGGACGTGAAGACATCTTCCGGTTCTATCTCGGCGAAGAACTCGCTCATGAGCCACTGGAGACTGTCGTTTTGGCGAGTGAAGGCTGGTCGGGCGCAGACATTGAACGATGTGTGCGCGACGCTCGTCGCCATGCGCGGAAAGCAAAGCGTTCGATGCTGATTGCCGACCTCGTAGCTGCCATGCCGCCCGTAATCCCAGTCCCTTTAGCTGTACAGCGCTGCGTAGCCGCTCATGAACTAGGCCATGCAATTCTCGGTGTTCTGTTAGAGACAGAGCCATTGGTCGCGGTCTCCATCGAAAAAACCCTTCGTGTCGACAAGTCGACCCAGACGATGGGAACTACCGTGTTTGAGGAACAGCATTTCAATCGACGAACCGCCACTCACTTTCGAGACAAGATTGCTGTTCTGTTGGGTGGTATCGCTGCGGAGGAAATGCTGTTCAAGGATTTCGAAAACAGTGGCGGCGGTGATCTGTCGGCAGACCTAAATCGCGCGACGGATATCGCTACCATGTTGGAGGTCACCTGGGGTCTCGGGAAAACGCTAACCGTCGAGCCTGATAGCAGCCCGCGTGCTCTGGCAGGATATCGTCATCGGCGTAGGGGTATCGCCAAGTCTGTGGAAGCGACATTAAAAGAAGAATTTTCGCGCGCGAAATCGTTACTTGAAGAACACAGGAGCGTTCTTCTTGATCTGCACGCTGATCTGGTACGCGAAGGAACTCTATCCGCCGACGTCGTTAAGGCGGCCGTAAAAGCGCATAGGGAGAGCAGAGTTATCTCTTAGACCGGGAACGCTGGCAGACCTGGTCGGCAACGAAAGTAGCAGTCTCCAAAGGCTCGTCGCTGCGTGCTGGCGCGGGCATCTTTGGCTGCGCTTCCCAATAAGTCAGCGATAGGCTTCGATCATTGATTTCGTAACGTCCTGTGAAAAACAGACTGGCGCATAACCGCCAGGCTTTGAATATGCACTTCGATTGCCGCATCTTCGGCCTCTGCGATCTGTGCTGTAGGGACAGGCGCACGTGCCGGGATAGTTGGCTAAGGATTCGGCAATGATCCGCTGGATGACTATTGTGGGTGATAGTGTTGGCGGAGGCTTGCTCTTTGGTTCCGACGGTTTTGAGATTTCCTCTCGCTTGGGGTTGTCATCCTGCAAGAACCTGGTTGCAACCCATCCTTCTTTCTGGGTCAGAATATCTTTGATCCGGGACCACTCTGCTTTCGACTGAAGGAGGTCGACTTTTCGTCCTCGATCTAGCCTATCGACAATCCGAGACTTAGGGCTTGGCGCACCCCGGAGCGCGACGCCGTTTCCGGTGACGAACTTGGACCGA
The DNA window shown above is from Agrobacterium tumefaciens and carries:
- a CDS encoding AAA family ATPase — translated: MQSYTANLMASFEPYHSSNRNIDLPTHLAMVSMARSIRHFLKRRSSFVAAFILPPNAEVHSIKMAAKYLLEGSAPVNGEQGNYFVLVVDKETDLANEFSGFRKLPDLKRAIILLEDNDLLTSEIRVAADIVASLSSPCSTDYQIVARRMGLGKLSKTDADFLASLSPNRVELGLRRNRSLQASLGRLRQYSRIEQPRPSPDPIPAGPTLHDLAGYGDAKAWGIELAEDLAAWKAGMLPWSAMECGILLSGPPGSGKTSYAAALARTCNAKLILASAARWQARGHLGDLLKAMRKAFTEAAAQAPSVLLIDEFDSFTSRDDRTGSSANYHRQVVNGLLELLDGAQSHEGVIIVGATNYPNIIDPALLRAGRLERHFTIPLPDERGREDIFRFYLGEELAHEPLETVVLASEGWSGADIERCVRDARRHARKAKRSMLIADLVAAMPPVIPVPLAVQRCVAAHELGHAILGVLLETEPLVAVSIEKTLRVDKSTQTMGTTVFEEQHFNRRTATHFRDKIAVLLGGIAAEEMLFKDFENSGGGDLSADLNRATDIATMLEVTWGLGKTLTVEPDSSPRALAGYRHRRRGIAKSVEATLKEEFSRAKSLLEEHRSVLLDLHADLVREGTLSADVVKAAVKAHRESRVIS
- a CDS encoding SH3 domain-containing protein translates to MKKRYWLLCGLILFGISKLGETPPKSGVTTPSPSFSESKHVPRPPLSTMRDQQPSPSGSTAAPLDETFRSETNVEVRSKFVTGNGVALRGAPSPKSRIVDRLDRGRKVDLLQSKAEWSRIKDILTQKEGWVATRFLQDDNPKREEISKPSEPKSKPPPTLSPTIVIQRIIAESLANYPGTCACPYSTDRRGRRCGNRSAYSKPGGYAPVCFSQDVTKSMIEAYR